Proteins from one Sarcophilus harrisii chromosome 2, mSarHar1.11, whole genome shotgun sequence genomic window:
- the ADNP gene encoding activity-dependent neuroprotector homeobox protein isoform X1, with translation MFQLPVNNLGSLRKARKTVKKILSDIGLEYCKEHIEDFKQFEPNDFYLKNTTWEDVGLWDPSLTKNQDYRTKPFCCSACPFSSKFFSAYKSHFRNVHSEDFENRILLNCPYCTFNADKKTLETHIKIFHAPNASAPSGSISTFKDKNKHDSLKPKQADSVEQAVYYCKKCTYRDPLYEVVRKHIYREHFQHVAAPYIAKAGEKSLNGAVPLSSNTREEGSIHCKRCLFMPKSYEALVQHVIEDHERIGYQVTAMIGHTNVVVPRSKPLMLIAPKPQEKKPMGLPQRVGSLASGNVRSLPSQQIVNRLTIPKPNLNSTGVNMMSNVHLQQNNYGVKSVAQSYGVGQSVRLGLSGNAPVSIPQQSQSMKQLLPSGNGRSYGLGSEQRSQAPARYSLQSTNSSSLSSSQLKSSSLSQSQAASRVLGQSSSKPAAAAAATGPSAATNTSSTQKWKICTICNELFPENVYSVHFEKEHKAEKVPAVANYIMKIHNFTSKCLYCNRYLPTDTLLNHMLIHGLSCPYCRSTFNDVEKMAAHMRMVHVDEEMGPKTDSTLSFDLTLQQGSHTNIHLLVTTYNLRDAPAESVAYHAQNNPPVPPKPQPKIQEKADIPIKSSPQAAVPYKKDVGKTLCPLCFSILKGPISDALAHHLRERHQVIQTVHPVEKKLTYKCIHCLGVYTSNMTASTITLHLVHCRGVGKTQNGQDKTNAPSRLNQSPGLAPVKRTYENIEFNLLKKRKLEDEVDTPSIFEEKPEEPVVLALDPKGHEDDSYEARKTFLTKYFNKQPYPTRREIEKLAASLWLWKSDIASHFSNKRKKCVRDCEKYKPGVLLGFNMKELNKVKHEMDFDAEWLFENHDEKNSRVNASKTVDKKLNLGKEDDSSSDGFENLEEESNGSGSPFGATFDVEHKIPNDNMVDDNPEESITKITTGDTLESEDKIDQKDEEDSKYGDSHSTEEPTKLIHDASDSDVDQDDPVEWKDGASPCESGPGSQQVSDFEDNTCEMKPGAWTDESSQSEDAGSSKPVAETKGASESDEEQVKWKNSSYGKVEEFWSKDQSQWKNASENEESLSNPQMEWQNSTIDSEDGEQFDNMTDGVAEPIHSSLTGVELSSQQA, from the exons GATTTTAAACAATTTGAACCTAATgacttttatttgaaaaacaCTACATGGGAGGATGTAGGATTATGGGACCCTTCACTTACAAAAAACCAG gacTATCGGACAAAACCCTTTTGCTGTAGTGCTTGTCCATTTTCCTCAAAATTCTTTTCGGCCTACAAAAGTCACTTCCGGAATGTTCATAGTGAAGACTTTGAAAATAGGATTCTCCTTAATTGTCCCTACTGTACTTTCAATGCGGACAAAAAGACTTTGGAAACGcacattaaaatatttcatgCTCCAAATGCCAGTGCACCAAGTGGCAGCATCAGcacttttaaagataaaaacaaacatgATAGCCTTAAACCTAAGCAGGCTGACAGTGTAGAACAAGCTGTTTATTACTGTAAGAAGTGCACTTACCGAGACCCTCTGTATGAAGTAGTTAGAAAGCACATTTACAGGGAACATTTTCAGCATGTTGCAGCACCTTACATAGCAAAGGCAGGTGAAAAGTCTCTTAATGGTGCAGTTCCATTAAGTTCAAATACCCGAGAGGAGGGAAGTATTCACTGCAAGAGATGCCTTTTTATGCCGAAATCCTATGAAGCTTTAGTACAACATGTTATTGAAGATCATGAACGTATAGGCTATCAGGTGACAGCAATGATAGGGCATACCAATGTAGTGGTTCCAAGATCCAAACCATTGATGCTAATTGCTCCAAAACCACAGGAGAAAAAGCCTATGGGACTCCCACAAAGAGTTGGTTCCCTTGCCTCTGGAAATGTCCGATCTCTTCCATCACAGCAGATAGTGAATCGCCTCACTATACCAAAGCCTAATTTAAATTCTACTGGAGTCAATATGATGTCTAATGTCCATCTCCAACAAAATAATTATGGAGTCAAATCAGTAGCTCAGAGTTATGGTGTTGGTCAGTCAGTGAGACTAGGATTAAGTGGTAATGCACCCGTTTCCATTCCTCAGCAGTCACAGTCAATGAAACAATTACTGCCGAGTGGGAATGGGAGATCATATGGTCTTGGCTCAGAGCAGAGGTCGCAGGCACCAGCAAGATACTCACTTCAGTCTACcaattcatcttctctttcatcaAGCCAGTTGAAATCATCCTCTCTCTCTCAGTCACAGGCAGCCTCTAGAGTATTAGGTCAGTCCAGTTCAAaacctgctgctgctgctgctgctacaggCCCTTCTGCAGCAACCAATACTTCATCaacacaaaaatggaaaatttgtaCAATTTGTAATGAGCTATTCCCTGAAAATGTCTACAGTGTTCACTTTGAAAAGGAACATAAGGCAGAGAAGGTGCCTGCAGTTGCTAACTACATAATGAAAATACACAATTtcactagtaagtgtctataTTGTAATCGCTATTTGCCCACTGATACTTTGCTTAACCACATGTTAATCCATGGTCTCTCTTGTCCATATTGCCGTTCAACTTTTAATGATGTTGAAAAGATGGCTGCTCATATGCGAATGGTTCATGTTGATGAAGAAATGGGACCCAAAACTGATTCCACTTTAAGCTTTGATTTGACATTGCAACAGGGTAGTCACACTAACATACATCTACTTGTAACCACGTACAACTTGAGAGATGCCCCGGCTGAATCTGTAGCTTATCATGCCCAGAATAATCCCCCAGTCCCCCCAAAGCCACAGCCAAAAATTCAGGAAAAGGCAGATATCCCTATAAAAAGTTCACCTCAAGCTGCAGTACCCTATAAAAAAGATGTAGGTAAAACACTTTGTCCTCTATGCTTTTCAATCCTGAAAGGACCCATCTCTGATGCACTTGCACATCATTTACGGGAGAGGCACCAGGTTATTCAGACGGTTCATCCAGTTGAGAAAAAGCTTACCTACAAATGCATCCATTGCCTTGGTGTATACACTAGTAATATGACAGCCTCAACAATCACACTGCATCTGGTTCACTGCAGAGGTGTTGGAAAAACCCAGAATGGCCAAGATAAAACAAATGCCCCCTCTCGGCTCAATCAATCTCCAGGGCTGGCACCTGTGAAGCGTACTTACGAGAACATAGAATTTAATTTGCTGAAAAAGAGGAAGTTAGAAGATGAGGTTGATACACCCTCCATCTTTGAAGAGAAACCTGAAGAGCCTGTTGTCTTAGCTTTAGACCCCAAAGGTCATGAAGATGATTCTTATGAAGCAAGAAAAACGTTTCTAACTAAGTATTTCAACAAACAGCCCTATCCCACtagaagagaaattgaaaaattgGCTGCCAGTTTATGGTTATGGAAGAGTGACATTGCTTCTCATTTCagtaataaaaggaagaaatgtgtCAGAGATTGTGAAAAGTATAAACCTGGTGTGTTACTAGGTTTTAACATGAAAGAACTAAACAAAGTTAAACATGAAATGGATTTTGATGCTGAGTGGCTatttgaaaatcatgatgaaaagaaTTCTAGAGTCAATGCTAGTAAAACTGTTGACAAAAAATTAAACCTTGGGAAGGAAGATGACAGTTCATCTGATGGTTTTGAAAATTTAGAAGAAGAATCCAATGGAAGTGGTAGTCCTTTTGGTGCAACTTTTGATGTTGAACATAAAATTCCTAATGATAACATGGTGGATGATAACCCAGAAGAAAGCATTACCAAAATAACTACTGGGGACACTTTAGAATCTGAAgataaaatagaccaaaaagatgaagaagattcaaaatatggaGATAGTCATTCTACTGAGGAACCAACAAAACTAATACACGATGCCTCTGATAGTGATGTTGATCAAGATGATCCTGTTGAATGGAAAGATGGTGCTTCTCCATGTGAAAGTGGGCCTGGTTCTCAACAGGTATCTGACTTTGAAGACAATACATGTGAAATGAAACCTGGAGCATGGACTGATGAATCATCCCAGAGTGAAGATGCTGGGAGCAGTAAACCAGTGGCTGAAACAAAAGGTGCATCAGAAAGTGATGAAGAGCaggtgaaatggaagaatagttCCTATGGAAAAGTAGAAGAATTTTGGTCTAAGGACCAGTCACAGTGGAAAAATGCATCTGAAAATGAGGAAAGTTTGTCCAACCCACAGATGGAATGGCAAAATAGCACAATTGACAGTGAGGATGGAGAACAATTTGATAATATGACTGATGGTGTTGCAGAACCAATACATAGCAGCTTAACTGGTGTAGAGCTGAGTAGCCAACAAGCATAA
- the ADNP gene encoding activity-dependent neuroprotector homeobox protein isoform X2, producing MPKSYEALVQHVIEDHERIGYQVTAMIGHTNVVVPRSKPLMLIAPKPQEKKPMGLPQRVGSLASGNVRSLPSQQIVNRLTIPKPNLNSTGVNMMSNVHLQQNNYGVKSVAQSYGVGQSVRLGLSGNAPVSIPQQSQSMKQLLPSGNGRSYGLGSEQRSQAPARYSLQSTNSSSLSSSQLKSSSLSQSQAASRVLGQSSSKPAAAAAATGPSAATNTSSTQKWKICTICNELFPENVYSVHFEKEHKAEKVPAVANYIMKIHNFTSKCLYCNRYLPTDTLLNHMLIHGLSCPYCRSTFNDVEKMAAHMRMVHVDEEMGPKTDSTLSFDLTLQQGSHTNIHLLVTTYNLRDAPAESVAYHAQNNPPVPPKPQPKIQEKADIPIKSSPQAAVPYKKDVGKTLCPLCFSILKGPISDALAHHLRERHQVIQTVHPVEKKLTYKCIHCLGVYTSNMTASTITLHLVHCRGVGKTQNGQDKTNAPSRLNQSPGLAPVKRTYENIEFNLLKKRKLEDEVDTPSIFEEKPEEPVVLALDPKGHEDDSYEARKTFLTKYFNKQPYPTRREIEKLAASLWLWKSDIASHFSNKRKKCVRDCEKYKPGVLLGFNMKELNKVKHEMDFDAEWLFENHDEKNSRVNASKTVDKKLNLGKEDDSSSDGFENLEEESNGSGSPFGATFDVEHKIPNDNMVDDNPEESITKITTGDTLESEDKIDQKDEEDSKYGDSHSTEEPTKLIHDASDSDVDQDDPVEWKDGASPCESGPGSQQVSDFEDNTCEMKPGAWTDESSQSEDAGSSKPVAETKGASESDEEQVKWKNSSYGKVEEFWSKDQSQWKNASENEESLSNPQMEWQNSTIDSEDGEQFDNMTDGVAEPIHSSLTGVELSSQQA from the coding sequence ATGCCGAAATCCTATGAAGCTTTAGTACAACATGTTATTGAAGATCATGAACGTATAGGCTATCAGGTGACAGCAATGATAGGGCATACCAATGTAGTGGTTCCAAGATCCAAACCATTGATGCTAATTGCTCCAAAACCACAGGAGAAAAAGCCTATGGGACTCCCACAAAGAGTTGGTTCCCTTGCCTCTGGAAATGTCCGATCTCTTCCATCACAGCAGATAGTGAATCGCCTCACTATACCAAAGCCTAATTTAAATTCTACTGGAGTCAATATGATGTCTAATGTCCATCTCCAACAAAATAATTATGGAGTCAAATCAGTAGCTCAGAGTTATGGTGTTGGTCAGTCAGTGAGACTAGGATTAAGTGGTAATGCACCCGTTTCCATTCCTCAGCAGTCACAGTCAATGAAACAATTACTGCCGAGTGGGAATGGGAGATCATATGGTCTTGGCTCAGAGCAGAGGTCGCAGGCACCAGCAAGATACTCACTTCAGTCTACcaattcatcttctctttcatcaAGCCAGTTGAAATCATCCTCTCTCTCTCAGTCACAGGCAGCCTCTAGAGTATTAGGTCAGTCCAGTTCAAaacctgctgctgctgctgctgctacaggCCCTTCTGCAGCAACCAATACTTCATCaacacaaaaatggaaaatttgtaCAATTTGTAATGAGCTATTCCCTGAAAATGTCTACAGTGTTCACTTTGAAAAGGAACATAAGGCAGAGAAGGTGCCTGCAGTTGCTAACTACATAATGAAAATACACAATTtcactagtaagtgtctataTTGTAATCGCTATTTGCCCACTGATACTTTGCTTAACCACATGTTAATCCATGGTCTCTCTTGTCCATATTGCCGTTCAACTTTTAATGATGTTGAAAAGATGGCTGCTCATATGCGAATGGTTCATGTTGATGAAGAAATGGGACCCAAAACTGATTCCACTTTAAGCTTTGATTTGACATTGCAACAGGGTAGTCACACTAACATACATCTACTTGTAACCACGTACAACTTGAGAGATGCCCCGGCTGAATCTGTAGCTTATCATGCCCAGAATAATCCCCCAGTCCCCCCAAAGCCACAGCCAAAAATTCAGGAAAAGGCAGATATCCCTATAAAAAGTTCACCTCAAGCTGCAGTACCCTATAAAAAAGATGTAGGTAAAACACTTTGTCCTCTATGCTTTTCAATCCTGAAAGGACCCATCTCTGATGCACTTGCACATCATTTACGGGAGAGGCACCAGGTTATTCAGACGGTTCATCCAGTTGAGAAAAAGCTTACCTACAAATGCATCCATTGCCTTGGTGTATACACTAGTAATATGACAGCCTCAACAATCACACTGCATCTGGTTCACTGCAGAGGTGTTGGAAAAACCCAGAATGGCCAAGATAAAACAAATGCCCCCTCTCGGCTCAATCAATCTCCAGGGCTGGCACCTGTGAAGCGTACTTACGAGAACATAGAATTTAATTTGCTGAAAAAGAGGAAGTTAGAAGATGAGGTTGATACACCCTCCATCTTTGAAGAGAAACCTGAAGAGCCTGTTGTCTTAGCTTTAGACCCCAAAGGTCATGAAGATGATTCTTATGAAGCAAGAAAAACGTTTCTAACTAAGTATTTCAACAAACAGCCCTATCCCACtagaagagaaattgaaaaattgGCTGCCAGTTTATGGTTATGGAAGAGTGACATTGCTTCTCATTTCagtaataaaaggaagaaatgtgtCAGAGATTGTGAAAAGTATAAACCTGGTGTGTTACTAGGTTTTAACATGAAAGAACTAAACAAAGTTAAACATGAAATGGATTTTGATGCTGAGTGGCTatttgaaaatcatgatgaaaagaaTTCTAGAGTCAATGCTAGTAAAACTGTTGACAAAAAATTAAACCTTGGGAAGGAAGATGACAGTTCATCTGATGGTTTTGAAAATTTAGAAGAAGAATCCAATGGAAGTGGTAGTCCTTTTGGTGCAACTTTTGATGTTGAACATAAAATTCCTAATGATAACATGGTGGATGATAACCCAGAAGAAAGCATTACCAAAATAACTACTGGGGACACTTTAGAATCTGAAgataaaatagaccaaaaagatgaagaagattcaaaatatggaGATAGTCATTCTACTGAGGAACCAACAAAACTAATACACGATGCCTCTGATAGTGATGTTGATCAAGATGATCCTGTTGAATGGAAAGATGGTGCTTCTCCATGTGAAAGTGGGCCTGGTTCTCAACAGGTATCTGACTTTGAAGACAATACATGTGAAATGAAACCTGGAGCATGGACTGATGAATCATCCCAGAGTGAAGATGCTGGGAGCAGTAAACCAGTGGCTGAAACAAAAGGTGCATCAGAAAGTGATGAAGAGCaggtgaaatggaagaatagttCCTATGGAAAAGTAGAAGAATTTTGGTCTAAGGACCAGTCACAGTGGAAAAATGCATCTGAAAATGAGGAAAGTTTGTCCAACCCACAGATGGAATGGCAAAATAGCACAATTGACAGTGAGGATGGAGAACAATTTGATAATATGACTGATGGTGTTGCAGAACCAATACATAGCAGCTTAACTGGTGTAGAGCTGAGTAGCCAACAAGCATAA